Proteins co-encoded in one Opitutus terrae PB90-1 genomic window:
- a CDS encoding lysophospholipid acyltransferase family protein: protein MTDTPPPAAAPTVHTVSRWKRVLLWPLVRLVRLWGMSLRFETTSEDVRNCAKCDVPVAFVLWHNRLFLASEIHRRYRPHRPLYALISASKDGALLTAFFAMVGGMRAVRGSTSNFGREAATALVQAQREGHDIGITPDGPRGPCYDLKPGAVIVPRRTGAPVLLIGGEFTSAWQLKSWDRFYLPLPFSRVRLHCELIENERLADRDAAIELIRSRLLALNPDRG from the coding sequence ATGACCGACACTCCTCCCCCGGCCGCGGCGCCGACCGTGCATACGGTCAGCCGCTGGAAACGCGTTCTACTGTGGCCGCTGGTCCGACTGGTGCGGTTGTGGGGCATGAGCCTGCGCTTCGAGACCACCTCGGAGGATGTGCGCAACTGCGCGAAGTGCGACGTGCCAGTGGCCTTCGTGCTCTGGCACAACCGACTGTTTCTCGCGTCCGAGATTCACCGCCGCTACCGACCGCATCGGCCGCTCTACGCGCTGATCAGCGCCAGCAAGGACGGCGCGTTGCTGACCGCGTTCTTCGCCATGGTCGGCGGCATGCGCGCCGTCCGCGGCTCGACCAGCAATTTTGGCCGCGAGGCCGCCACCGCGCTGGTCCAGGCGCAGCGCGAGGGGCACGACATCGGCATCACGCCCGACGGGCCCCGCGGTCCGTGCTACGATTTGAAGCCTGGCGCCGTGATCGTGCCGCGCCGCACCGGTGCGCCCGTGCTGCTGATCGGCGGCGAGTTTACCTCGGCGTGGCAGCTCAAAAGCTGGGATCGTTTTTACCTGCCGCTGCCGTTTTCGCGCGTGCGACTGCACTGCGAGCTGATCGAGAACGAACGGCTCGCGGATCGCGATGCCGCGATCGAGCTCATCCGTTCCCGACTGCTCGCGCTGAACCCGGATCGCGGCTAG
- a CDS encoding ATP-binding protein has product MLRSLPLRLIHSCLRRLDRAYRDRPHFIGLKARMLTGITLLLLVLVPVNIAKLVWIDPPALGPRIVLNLIVAVACLLCLRLVMRGRLSRAANQLALTLVLAVHGSVTLVAATMTAQQPLSVAIQLFAFNIVFLLFAILFAARWVAGVVFAIIVAGHVGFHTLVLQKVPVAPGLQFAAGTLLRDGLLVLGLLFCLGIILGRLIETAHRRTEEALRQVQNLNENLERLVADRTRELQLASQQAEAASRAKSEFLANMSHEIRTPLNGIIASADLMIQRADLPAEAREHARLITQSGDLLLNLLGDILDFSKIEAGQITLEDHVFELESTVTDTVALLASRAATAAVQLQVAVAPAVARNFEADSYRLRQVLLNLLGNAVKFTPAGGRVQISVTAAGEGDPRPVRFEIRDTGIGMDETTLRRIFERFTQADSSTTRRYGGTGLGLAISFRLVEMMGGRLAVESAPGQGSIFYFTLPLRPVDAPAHVPGPAEALPSRLNLHVLVAEDNATNRQILGRQLTRLGCTFTLAADGVAALAALQQEPLPDLILMDCHMPNLDGWETTRRLRGEAASSPGLRQKAASLPVIALTAAAFPEERARCQEAGMNDFLAKPVKLAELQQALLRYSRAAATNSSPPSPA; this is encoded by the coding sequence ATGCTCCGTTCACTCCCGCTCCGCCTCATCCATTCGTGCCTGCGTCGGTTGGATCGAGCCTATCGGGACCGGCCCCACTTCATCGGCCTGAAGGCGCGAATGCTGACCGGGATCACGCTGCTGTTGCTGGTGCTCGTGCCGGTCAACATTGCGAAGCTGGTTTGGATCGATCCGCCCGCACTGGGCCCGCGTATCGTGCTCAACCTGATCGTCGCCGTCGCCTGCCTCCTTTGCCTGCGCCTGGTGATGCGAGGGCGGCTGTCACGCGCCGCCAACCAGCTGGCGCTCACGCTCGTGCTCGCCGTGCACGGGTCCGTCACCCTCGTCGCAGCGACGATGACCGCGCAGCAGCCGCTCAGCGTCGCCATCCAGCTCTTCGCGTTCAACATCGTCTTCCTGCTGTTCGCGATCCTCTTCGCGGCGCGGTGGGTCGCTGGAGTCGTGTTTGCCATCATCGTCGCCGGCCACGTGGGCTTCCACACGCTCGTGCTGCAAAAGGTGCCCGTCGCGCCGGGCCTGCAGTTCGCCGCCGGCACGCTGCTGCGCGACGGGCTGCTCGTCCTCGGCCTGCTCTTCTGCCTCGGAATCATTCTGGGACGGTTGATCGAGACGGCCCACCGCCGGACCGAGGAGGCGCTGCGGCAGGTGCAGAACCTGAACGAAAACCTGGAGCGACTGGTCGCGGACCGCACGCGCGAGTTGCAGCTAGCGAGTCAACAGGCCGAGGCCGCCTCCCGGGCCAAAAGCGAGTTTCTCGCCAACATGAGCCACGAGATTCGCACTCCGCTCAACGGCATCATCGCCTCCGCCGATCTCATGATCCAGCGGGCCGACCTACCGGCGGAAGCCCGGGAGCATGCGCGGCTGATCACCCAATCCGGCGACCTGCTGCTCAACCTGCTCGGCGACATCCTGGATTTCTCCAAGATCGAAGCCGGGCAGATCACGCTGGAAGATCACGTGTTCGAGCTGGAGTCCACCGTCACCGACACTGTGGCGCTGCTCGCCAGCCGCGCCGCCACGGCGGCAGTTCAGCTCCAAGTCGCTGTGGCTCCCGCGGTCGCCCGCAACTTCGAGGCCGACAGTTACCGGCTCCGACAGGTCCTGCTCAACCTGCTCGGCAATGCCGTCAAGTTCACGCCGGCCGGCGGCCGCGTGCAGATTTCCGTCACCGCGGCCGGCGAGGGCGATCCCCGGCCCGTGCGGTTCGAAATCCGGGACACCGGCATCGGCATGGACGAGACCACCTTGCGAAGGATTTTCGAGCGGTTCACCCAGGCGGATTCGTCGACGACGCGTCGCTACGGCGGCACCGGGCTTGGTCTGGCGATCAGCTTCCGGCTCGTCGAGATGATGGGCGGTCGACTCGCGGTCGAGAGTGCGCCCGGACAGGGCTCGATCTTCTACTTCACGCTTCCCCTTCGGCCGGTCGACGCCCCCGCGCATGTGCCTGGCCCAGCGGAAGCGCTGCCGAGCCGCCTGAACCTGCATGTGCTCGTTGCGGAGGACAACGCGACCAACCGACAGATCCTCGGCCGTCAGCTCACGCGGCTCGGCTGCACCTTCACGCTGGCGGCGGATGGCGTCGCGGCGCTGGCAGCGCTGCAGCAGGAGCCGCTGCCCGATCTGATCCTGATGGATTGTCACATGCCGAATCTGGATGGCTGGGAAACCACCCGCCGGCTTCGCGGCGAAGCGGCGTCCTCGCCCGGGTTGCGGCAAAAGGCCGCCTCCCTTCCGGTAATCGCCCTTACCGCCGCGGCCTTTCCCGAGGAGCGCGCGCGCTGCCAGGAAGCGGGCATGAACGATTTCCTCGCCAAACCCGTCAAGCTCGCGGAACTGCAACAGGCGCTGCTGCGTTATTCCCGCGCCGCGGCGACCAACAGCTCGCCGCCGTCTCCGGCTTGA
- a CDS encoding four-carbon acid sugar kinase family protein — translation MIVVLADDISGAAELAGAALRRGFSAEVQTSFQPDTEAEVVCVDTDSRSLAPQAAEAVVAAIARQVAAARPDWVYKKCDSVLRGHVRRETQAVMAALNRRRAVLVPANPSRGRVVRNGEYFVGEQPLDQTEFARDPEHPRTTARVAELLGGELTGVVVPNTETPGDVDAHAFGLDETTLPVGGVDFFEALLRRRGAARAAVSAGSAASAGNGSVLVVCGSAAAWSVRRAEARARGVAVFPQPHDVAAICAAWRAARTALIGIGDGPATSGRSPGELVSALAGTVVEVVRRIETDRLLLEGGATAAAVVRALGWTRLRACEVAASGVGVFTPAGTVRPRVAIKPGSYSWPVEIWPGR, via the coding sequence ATGATCGTGGTGCTGGCGGATGACATCAGCGGGGCGGCCGAACTCGCCGGCGCGGCGCTCCGCCGTGGATTCAGCGCGGAGGTGCAGACCAGTTTCCAGCCCGACACCGAGGCCGAAGTCGTGTGCGTCGACACGGACTCGCGCTCTCTGGCGCCGCAGGCTGCGGAAGCGGTCGTCGCCGCGATCGCGCGCCAGGTTGCGGCGGCGCGTCCGGACTGGGTCTACAAGAAATGCGACTCGGTGCTGCGCGGTCACGTGCGGCGCGAAACGCAGGCGGTCATGGCGGCGCTGAACCGGCGGCGCGCCGTGCTGGTGCCGGCAAATCCGTCGCGCGGCCGCGTGGTTCGCAACGGCGAGTATTTTGTCGGCGAGCAACCACTGGATCAGACGGAGTTCGCCCGTGATCCCGAACACCCGCGCACGACCGCGCGTGTCGCCGAGTTGCTGGGTGGAGAGCTCACCGGGGTGGTGGTGCCGAACACCGAGACTCCGGGCGACGTCGATGCCCATGCGTTCGGATTGGATGAAACCACGCTCCCGGTGGGCGGCGTGGATTTCTTTGAGGCGCTGCTGCGTCGTCGCGGCGCAGCGCGCGCGGCGGTGAGCGCAGGCTCCGCGGCATCTGCGGGCAACGGCTCGGTCCTGGTGGTGTGCGGCAGCGCGGCGGCGTGGAGCGTGCGGCGGGCCGAGGCGCGGGCGCGCGGCGTCGCGGTGTTTCCGCAGCCGCACGACGTGGCGGCGATCTGTGCGGCGTGGCGCGCAGCGCGGACGGCGTTGATCGGCATCGGCGATGGTCCGGCGACGAGCGGCCGCAGTCCGGGCGAGTTGGTCAGCGCGCTGGCCGGCACCGTCGTCGAGGTCGTGCGCCGAATCGAGACCGACCGGTTGCTGCTTGAAGGCGGCGCCACGGCGGCCGCCGTGGTACGCGCGCTCGGCTGGACGCGGCTGCGCGCGTGCGAGGTGGCGGCCAGCGGCGTCGGCGTGTTTACGCCGGCGGGCACCGTGCGGCCGCGCGTGGCCATCAAGCCGGGCAGCTATAGCTGGCCGGTGGAGATCTGGCCCGGCCGCTGA
- a CDS encoding 2-keto-3-deoxygluconate permease, whose amino-acid sequence MQLPIKRTLEKLPGGLMIVPLALGCLITNVAPGAPKFFGSFTGALFTGALPLLAVFYVCIGATLSLDATPYLLKKGGTLFAIKVGCGVLAGVVLGRVLGEQPVTAGFFAGLSTLAVVAAINDTNGGLYLALMGQYGKPRDAGAYSVMSLESGPFLTMVTLGVAGLSAFPWPTLVGAILPLAVGMLLGNLDRELREFLGRAVPVLIPFFAFALGAGIDLGSVWRSGLLGVLLGLGVVVVSGVLLWCGDRLTGGNGTAGLAAASTAGNAAAVPALVAAANPAYAPAAQHATVLVSASVVVTAIVVPFVTAWWAARMARRSG is encoded by the coding sequence ATGCAACTGCCCATCAAACGAACGCTGGAGAAACTGCCGGGCGGGCTGATGATCGTGCCGCTGGCGCTCGGTTGTTTGATCACGAATGTCGCGCCCGGCGCGCCGAAGTTTTTTGGCTCGTTCACGGGGGCGCTGTTCACGGGAGCACTGCCACTCCTCGCGGTGTTCTACGTCTGCATCGGTGCGACGCTCTCGCTCGACGCGACACCCTATCTGCTGAAGAAGGGCGGAACCCTGTTTGCGATCAAAGTCGGCTGCGGCGTGCTGGCCGGCGTGGTGTTGGGTCGGGTGTTGGGCGAGCAACCGGTGACCGCGGGGTTCTTCGCTGGACTTTCCACGCTCGCGGTGGTGGCGGCGATCAACGACACGAACGGCGGGCTTTATCTCGCGCTGATGGGGCAATACGGCAAACCGCGCGACGCCGGCGCGTATTCGGTCATGTCGCTCGAGAGTGGGCCGTTTTTGACGATGGTGACGCTCGGCGTGGCCGGACTGTCGGCATTTCCGTGGCCGACGCTGGTGGGCGCGATTCTGCCGCTCGCGGTGGGCATGCTGCTGGGCAATCTCGATCGTGAGCTGCGCGAGTTTCTCGGTCGGGCCGTGCCGGTGCTGATTCCGTTTTTCGCGTTCGCGTTGGGCGCAGGCATCGATCTCGGCAGTGTGTGGCGCAGCGGGCTTCTCGGTGTGCTGCTCGGACTGGGCGTGGTCGTGGTTTCCGGCGTGCTGCTGTGGTGCGGCGACCGGCTCACCGGCGGAAATGGCACCGCCGGGCTCGCGGCCGCATCGACCGCTGGCAACGCTGCCGCCGTCCCGGCGCTGGTCGCCGCGGCGAATCCCGCCTATGCGCCGGCAGCGCAACACGCGACGGTGCTCGTGTCGGCGAGTGTGGTGGTGACCGCGATTGTGGTGCCGTTCGTCACAGCGTGGTGGGCCGCGCGAATGGCTCGCCGGTCCGGCTAA
- the pdxA gene encoding 4-hydroxythreonine-4-phosphate dehydrogenase PdxA: MTKSALPRIAVTMGDPAGIGPETCLRLLNNPELAQVGVPVVFGDVGVLRRVSALLGIPFYAPILKPDTWTQGFAEVIQPSVLDLGLLAADDVVPGRVDARCGEAAFRSVIAAIEAALAGQVDAVATAPLNKEAMHLAGHNYPGHTEIFAERMRAARSCMMLTSPELTCSFVTVHVGYGEVPALLNVPRIVDVIELTAEAMQRIRGRAPRLAVCGLNPHAGEHGLFGQREEERFIAPAIAAARSKGIEVIGPLPPDTAFLASRRKQTDAFVCMYHDQGHIPLKALAFDSAINTTLGLPVIRTSVDHGTAFDIAWQGRANPNSLFEAVRLAAKLSAKEPATHR, encoded by the coding sequence ATGACGAAATCCGCGCTGCCCCGCATCGCCGTCACGATGGGCGATCCGGCCGGAATCGGCCCCGAGACGTGTCTGCGGCTGCTGAACAATCCCGAGCTCGCGCAGGTGGGCGTCCCCGTGGTGTTCGGTGATGTCGGCGTGCTCCGGCGCGTGTCGGCGCTGTTGGGAATCCCATTCTACGCACCGATCCTCAAGCCGGATACGTGGACGCAGGGGTTTGCGGAGGTGATCCAGCCGAGCGTGCTGGATCTGGGCCTGCTCGCGGCCGACGACGTCGTGCCCGGCCGGGTTGACGCGCGCTGCGGCGAAGCGGCGTTTCGCAGCGTGATCGCCGCGATCGAAGCGGCACTGGCCGGGCAGGTCGACGCCGTGGCCACGGCACCGCTCAACAAGGAGGCGATGCATCTCGCCGGGCACAACTACCCCGGCCACACGGAGATTTTCGCGGAGCGGATGCGCGCAGCACGCTCGTGCATGATGCTCACGTCGCCGGAGCTGACGTGCAGCTTCGTCACCGTGCACGTCGGCTACGGTGAGGTGCCGGCGCTGCTCAACGTCCCGCGCATCGTCGACGTGATCGAGCTGACCGCCGAGGCCATGCAGCGGATCCGCGGGCGCGCGCCAAGGCTCGCGGTGTGCGGGCTCAATCCGCACGCCGGCGAACACGGCTTGTTCGGCCAGCGGGAGGAGGAGCGTTTCATCGCGCCCGCCATCGCGGCCGCGCGGAGCAAGGGCATCGAGGTGATCGGGCCGTTGCCGCCCGACACGGCCTTCCTCGCCAGCCGGCGGAAGCAGACGGACGCGTTCGTCTGCATGTATCACGACCAAGGGCACATTCCCCTGAAAGCGCTGGCGTTCGACTCGGCGATTAACACGACGCTCGGTCTGCCGGTGATCCGCACCAGCGTGGATCACGGCACGGCGTTCGACATCGCGTGGCAGGGGCGGGCGAATCCGAACAGCTTGTTCGAAGCGGTGCGATTGGCGGCCAAGCTCAGCGCAAAAGAACCGGCAACTCACCGATGA
- a CDS encoding EF-hand domain-containing protein, which yields MKSSLHSKVLAGVFSLFALPLAFAGDASQKFAKMDTNGDGQISRSEFLAGANQKFATMDANRDGVITAAELETKKSSTHGDKHRDDMSASSQLKLMDQNADGQVTTAEHNAHVEAVFAKMDTNQDGSLSKDELESGHEMKKKH from the coding sequence ATGAAATCCTCCCTGCATTCAAAGGTTCTGGCCGGCGTGTTTTCCCTGTTCGCGCTCCCGCTCGCCTTCGCCGGTGACGCGAGCCAGAAGTTCGCCAAGATGGACACGAATGGCGACGGCCAGATCTCGCGCTCGGAATTTCTCGCCGGCGCGAACCAGAAATTCGCGACCATGGACGCCAACCGCGACGGCGTCATCACCGCCGCGGAACTGGAGACCAAGAAATCCAGCACCCACGGTGACAAGCACCGTGACGACATGTCGGCCAGTAGCCAACTGAAGCTGATGGACCAAAACGCCGACGGCCAGGTAACGACGGCGGAACACAACGCGCATGTCGAAGCGGTGTTCGCCAAGATGGACACGAACCAGGATGGGTCGCTGAGCAAAGACGAGCTCGAGAGCGGCCACGAAATGAAGAAAAAGCACTAA
- a CDS encoding truncated hemoglobin has product MTFGEPALRCRVDLQTTTDSLFERLGGRPQLMRLLRHFYADVRQHQEIGPIFAAQISDWPAHLEKIGNFWSNVTGGPMRYDGPMPQRHFPLGLEPRHFEAWLDLWRRNCRIYLAPGEADEMIAAAEAIGERLRWLIGRNQAAGA; this is encoded by the coding sequence ATGACTTTTGGCGAGCCTGCGCTAAGGTGCAGGGTGGATTTGCAGACAACAACGGACTCCCTTTTCGAGCGACTCGGCGGCCGGCCGCAGTTGATGCGGCTGCTGCGGCATTTTTACGCCGACGTGCGCCAGCACCAGGAGATCGGCCCGATCTTCGCCGCGCAAATCAGCGATTGGCCGGCGCATCTCGAGAAGATCGGGAACTTCTGGTCGAACGTCACCGGCGGTCCGATGCGCTACGATGGCCCGATGCCGCAGCGGCATTTCCCGCTCGGACTCGAACCGCGCCATTTCGAAGCGTGGCTGGATCTGTGGCGGCGTAACTGCCGGATCTATCTGGCGCCGGGGGAGGCGGACGAGATGATCGCGGCGGCTGAAGCCATCGGCGAACGACTGCGCTGGTTGATCGGCCGCAATCAGGCGGCGGGAGCCTGA
- the mgrA gene encoding L-glyceraldehyde 3-phosphate reductase has translation MSYVPAENRYAAMTYRTCGRSGLKLPAISLGLWHNFGGVTPLENARAMCRRAFDLGITHFDLANNYGPPPGSAEQNFGEILRTDFAGLRDELVISTKAGYLMWPGPYGEWGSRKYLLASLDQSLKRMGLDYVDIFYSHRVDPNTPLEETMGALDQVLRSGKALYVGISSYNSQRTKEAAALLREFGQRCLIHQPSYSLLNRWVERDGLLDTLDAEGIGCIAFSPLAQGMLTDKYLAGQPADSRVKANTTLRPAFLTEENLARIRALNQLARERGQTLAQMAIAWVLKDRRVTSALIGASKLAQIDDCVAALKNTTFSAEELARIDQHAQEGNINLWAASSAA, from the coding sequence ATGAGCTACGTCCCTGCGGAGAACCGTTACGCTGCGATGACTTACCGGACCTGCGGACGAAGCGGGCTGAAGTTGCCGGCGATCTCGCTGGGGTTGTGGCACAATTTCGGCGGCGTGACGCCGCTGGAAAACGCGCGGGCGATGTGCCGGCGTGCGTTCGACTTGGGCATCACCCATTTCGACTTGGCCAACAACTACGGGCCGCCGCCGGGCTCGGCGGAGCAGAATTTCGGCGAGATCTTGCGCACCGACTTTGCCGGTTTGCGCGACGAGTTGGTGATCTCCACCAAGGCCGGCTATCTCATGTGGCCGGGACCGTATGGCGAGTGGGGCAGTCGGAAATATCTGCTCGCGAGCCTCGACCAGAGTCTCAAGCGCATGGGGCTCGATTATGTCGACATCTTTTACTCCCACCGCGTCGATCCGAACACCCCGCTGGAGGAAACGATGGGCGCGCTCGATCAGGTGCTGCGTTCCGGGAAGGCGCTGTATGTTGGCATCTCTTCCTACAACAGCCAGCGCACGAAGGAGGCGGCGGCGTTGCTGCGCGAATTCGGCCAGCGCTGCCTGATTCACCAGCCGAGCTATTCGCTGCTGAACCGCTGGGTGGAGCGCGACGGGCTGCTCGACACGCTGGACGCGGAGGGGATCGGCTGCATCGCTTTTTCGCCGCTCGCGCAGGGCATGCTGACCGACAAGTATCTCGCCGGCCAGCCGGCGGACAGCCGGGTGAAAGCGAACACCACGCTCCGACCGGCGTTCCTGACCGAGGAGAATCTCGCGCGGATTCGCGCGTTGAACCAGCTCGCTCGCGAACGCGGCCAGACGCTCGCCCAGATGGCGATCGCCTGGGTGCTCAAGGACCGGCGGGTGACGAGCGCGTTGATCGGTGCCAGCAAACTGGCGCAGATCGACGACTGTGTGGCCGCGCTGAAGAATACGACGTTTTCGGCCGAGGAGCTCGCCCGGATCGACCAGCACGCGCAGGAAGGAAACATCAACCTCTGGGCGGCCTCGAGCGCGGCGTAG
- a CDS encoding PaaI family thioesterase — protein MHDTQALKDFLQKGDQFARHCGLELVSVAPGRAIARLAVQPHHLNAIGLVQGGAIFTLADFAFAAASNSHGTVAVGINVSITYQQAARSGVLTAEAQEVARHPKLASYTVNVRDAAGQLVAIFQGLVYRKQEPTPPARAPHPPTDGS, from the coding sequence ATGCACGACACGCAGGCCTTGAAAGACTTCCTTCAAAAAGGCGACCAGTTCGCACGGCATTGCGGACTCGAGCTCGTGTCCGTTGCGCCGGGCCGCGCGATCGCGCGGCTCGCCGTGCAACCCCACCACCTCAACGCCATCGGGCTCGTGCAGGGCGGCGCGATTTTCACGCTCGCTGATTTCGCGTTTGCCGCCGCGTCGAATTCGCACGGCACCGTCGCCGTCGGGATCAACGTCAGCATCACCTACCAGCAAGCTGCGCGGTCCGGCGTGCTCACCGCCGAGGCGCAGGAAGTCGCGCGGCACCCGAAGCTCGCCAGCTACACCGTGAACGTGCGCGACGCGGCCGGTCAGCTCGTCGCGATTTTCCAGGGACTCGTCTACCGCAAGCAGGAGCCCACGCCGCCGGCGCGGGCGCCGCATCCGCCGACCGACGGCAGCTGA